A stretch of Desulfarculaceae bacterium DNA encodes these proteins:
- a CDS encoding acetyl-CoA C-acetyltransferase → MKQPVILSAARTPVGRFGGTLKAVTDSDLGILVIKEAIQRAGVEPSQVDEVCLAQQYRTGVLPPNIARPIAVNAGLPIEKPQYTVSHACGGSLKTVFLAAQAVKAGDADLMVAGGVEHMSGAAYLVPTNRWGSRLGHAKMIDQLVLYDPLSNNTMGETAENVAEKYSVSREDQDAFALDCQQKTKRALETGVFNDEVVAVPIPQRKGEPKLFAVDEHPRPQTTAEDLAKLKPVFRKGGSVTAGNSSGMNDGASAVVVASAERAQELGTKPLAAILGYATVGVEPSLMGIGPIDATRQVLAKTGLALGDIDLVELNEAFASQSLACIRELGLDQEKVNVNGGAIALGHPISATGGVILTKLIYEMKRSQKELGLATMCVGGGMGVAILIKNLA, encoded by the coding sequence ATGAAACAACCGGTCATCCTATCCGCCGCGCGCACCCCGGTGGGCCGCTTCGGCGGCACCCTCAAGGCGGTCACCGACAGCGACCTGGGCATCCTGGTTATCAAAGAGGCCATACAGCGGGCCGGCGTGGAGCCTTCCCAGGTGGACGAGGTCTGCCTGGCCCAGCAATATCGCACCGGCGTGCTGCCCCCCAACATCGCCCGGCCCATAGCGGTCAACGCGGGGCTGCCTATCGAAAAGCCCCAATACACCGTGTCCCACGCCTGCGGCGGGTCGCTCAAGACGGTGTTTTTGGCCGCTCAGGCCGTCAAGGCCGGCGACGCCGACCTAATGGTGGCCGGCGGGGTGGAGCATATGTCGGGCGCGGCCTACCTGGTGCCCACCAACCGCTGGGGCTCGCGTTTGGGCCACGCCAAGATGATCGACCAGCTGGTGCTCTACGATCCCTTGAGCAACAACACCATGGGCGAGACGGCCGAGAACGTGGCAGAGAAGTATTCGGTGAGCCGCGAGGACCAGGACGCCTTTGCCCTGGACTGCCAGCAAAAGACCAAGCGCGCTCTGGAAACGGGCGTTTTCAACGACGAGGTGGTGGCAGTGCCCATCCCGCAGCGCAAGGGCGAGCCCAAGCTCTTCGCGGTTGATGAGCACCCCCGGCCCCAGACCACGGCCGAGGACCTGGCCAAGCTGAAACCGGTGTTCCGCAAAGGCGGCTCGGTGACCGCCGGCAACTCCAGCGGCATGAACGACGGAGCCTCTGCGGTGGTGGTGGCCTCGGCCGAGCGGGCCCAAGAGCTGGGCACAAAGCCCCTGGCCGCCATCCTGGGCTACGCCACCGTGGGCGTGGAGCCCTCCCTCATGGGCATCGGCCCCATCGACGCCACCCGTCAGGTCTTGGCCAAGACCGGCCTGGCCCTGGGCGACATCGATCTGGTCGAGCTCAACGAGGCCTTTGCCAGCCAGTCCCTGGCCTGCATCCGCGAGCTGGGTCTGGACCAGGAAAAGGTCAACGTAAACGGAGGGGCCATCGCCCTGGGCCACCCCATCAGCGCCACCGGCGGGGTGATCCTCACCAAGCTCATCTATGAGATGAAACGCTCGCAAAAGGAGCTGGGTCTGGCAACCATGTGCGTGGGGGGCGGCATGGGCGTGGCCATTCTGATCAAAAATCTGGCTTAG
- a CDS encoding TRAP transporter small permease subunit, translating to MLAFSRAVRAFNLAMGFIAAPFIAVVTAVVLYEVFARYFFHAPTTWAQEVGEYFLCGLVMFGSGYTLRHYGHTRVDILHARMSDRSRAWLEIFVAFILVLAMLPIIWFGTKVSVEAFMVGDVSSSAAALPLWPAKATVPLGAIFLLVQGMANAVDNANFLLTGQTPPQGRE from the coding sequence ATGCTGGCCTTTTCGCGCGCCGTGCGCGCCTTCAACTTGGCCATGGGGTTCATCGCCGCGCCCTTCATCGCGGTGGTGACCGCCGTGGTCCTCTACGAAGTCTTTGCCCGCTACTTTTTCCACGCCCCCACCACCTGGGCCCAGGAGGTGGGCGAATACTTCCTCTGCGGCCTGGTCATGTTCGGCAGCGGCTACACCCTGCGCCACTACGGCCACACCCGGGTGGACATTCTGCACGCCCGGATGAGCGACCGGTCCCGCGCCTGGCTCGAGATATTCGTGGCCTTCATCCTGGTCCTGGCCATGCTGCCCATCATCTGGTTCGGCACCAAGGTATCGGTGGAGGCCTTCATGGTGGGCGACGTCTCCTCGTCGGCGGCGGCCCTGCCCCTTTGGCCCGCCAAGGCCACCGTGCCCCTGGGCGCCATCTTCTTGCTGGTCCAGGGCATGGCCAACGCGGTGGACAACGCCAATTTCCTCTTAACCGGTCAAACCCCGCCACAGGGTCGAGAGTAA
- a CDS encoding Coenzyme F420 hydrogenase/dehydrogenase, beta subunit C-terminal domain codes for MNTRGPRQLLSEVQQAGLCVGCGSCVELCPYFRSHGGKTVMLHDCDLSEGRCHAWCPKTELDLESLAQALWGEAYAPAGVGPCLSVAAAQAGPALGEGVYQGGGVVSALAAAALELGMVDGVVLTGGEALEPTPIVARNLAEIKACTGSKFAAAPTLAALNRTQAAGGERLGVVATPCQGAALAQRGLKPVNQEAPTNPADLVLGLFCNWALDPRGLAAFLASRVELKRIRSMDIPPPPAGVLVVRTDHETLEIPLDEIRGLVPPGCAICPDMTSEWADLSVGMFEGRPGWNTLIVRSEKGRDLAEAALERGWLVLEEMPKSNWEHLDGAAQGKRLRGLRAANQQGLLGTADDPEPKALRVGAQLMAQIEKATGEEA; via the coding sequence ATGAATACGCGAGGACCGAGACAACTGTTAAGCGAAGTGCAACAAGCAGGGCTGTGCGTGGGATGCGGCTCCTGCGTGGAGCTGTGTCCCTACTTCCGCAGCCACGGCGGCAAGACGGTCATGTTGCATGACTGCGACCTGAGCGAAGGCCGTTGCCACGCCTGGTGCCCCAAGACCGAGCTGGACCTTGAGTCCCTGGCCCAGGCCCTGTGGGGCGAAGCCTACGCGCCCGCCGGGGTGGGGCCCTGTCTTTCCGTGGCCGCGGCCCAGGCAGGACCGGCCCTGGGCGAAGGAGTCTATCAAGGCGGCGGGGTGGTCTCCGCCCTGGCCGCCGCAGCTTTGGAACTGGGCATGGTGGATGGAGTGGTGCTCACCGGCGGGGAGGCCTTGGAGCCCACACCCATCGTGGCCCGCAACCTGGCCGAGATCAAGGCCTGCACCGGTTCCAAATTCGCCGCCGCGCCCACCCTGGCCGCGTTAAACCGAACCCAGGCCGCTGGCGGCGAGCGCCTGGGCGTGGTAGCCACTCCCTGCCAAGGCGCGGCCCTGGCCCAGCGCGGCCTCAAGCCCGTCAATCAAGAGGCGCCTACCAATCCGGCTGACTTGGTGCTAGGCCTGTTCTGCAACTGGGCCTTGGACCCGCGCGGCCTGGCCGCCTTCCTGGCCTCGCGGGTGGAGCTGAAGCGCATCCGCTCCATGGACATCCCGCCGCCCCCGGCCGGGGTGCTGGTGGTGCGCACCGACCACGAGACCCTGGAAATACCCCTGGACGAGATTCGCGGCCTGGTGCCGCCGGGCTGCGCCATCTGCCCGGACATGACCTCCGAGTGGGCCGACCTCTCGGTGGGCATGTTCGAGGGCCGCCCCGGCTGGAACACCCTGATCGTGCGTAGCGAGAAGGGCCGCGATCTGGCCGAGGCCGCGCTGGAGCGCGGCTGGCTGGTGCTGGAGGAAATGCCCAAAAGCAACTGGGAGCACCTGGACGGAGCCGCCCAAGGCAAGCGCCTGCGCGGCCTGCGCGCGGCCAACCAGCAGGGGCTCCTGGGCACGGCCGACGACCCCGAACCCAAGGCCCTTCGGGTGGGAGCACAACTCATGGCCCAGATCGAAAAGGCCACGGGAGAAGAAGCATGA
- a CDS encoding FAD-binding protein, giving the protein MRSKGAKHGLGKDLARLLGPGGYSTEPADLLVYRGDAISYFAQGEPDAVALPSTTAQAASLLAYASSQGLPVTPRGAGSGLSGGCAPVAGGIVVDTKRMNRVLEINRGNLTARVEAGLVLERFQNTVEAQGLFYPPDPQSKTVCTLGGNVATRAGGPRAVKYGTTGSYLLGLEAVLPSGEVIAAGSSCVKHSAGYDLTHLLAGSEGTLALITQATLRLLPRPAERCTALAVCATMEQAAAIVAQTIAAGVVPSMLELLTTASLAVFNKFVSPPLPQDGEACLLMEFDGGPGEAVRAAREMAQACRDLGASEVRVVEDPETAAVYWSVRARLYPLVVSQLKRLVTEDITVPRDRIPEFVHRALAIGKELDLSVGMTGHAGDGNMHPSFRLTDITTEVEERVRQAVARLIKAGLELGGVISGEHGVGLHKSQFLEWELGKEQIALMKRIKQAFDPGGIMNPGKIWPPEAA; this is encoded by the coding sequence TTGCGAAGTAAAGGGGCCAAGCACGGCCTGGGCAAGGACCTGGCCCGCCTGCTGGGGCCAGGGGGCTACAGCACCGAACCGGCCGACCTCTTGGTCTACCGGGGCGACGCCATCAGCTACTTTGCCCAGGGCGAGCCCGACGCGGTGGCCCTGCCCAGCACCACCGCCCAGGCCGCGTCCCTGTTGGCCTACGCATCCTCCCAGGGGCTGCCCGTCACCCCCCGGGGCGCGGGCAGCGGCCTGAGCGGAGGATGCGCCCCCGTGGCCGGGGGCATCGTGGTGGACACCAAGCGCATGAACCGGGTGCTGGAGATAAACCGGGGCAACCTCACCGCCCGGGTGGAGGCGGGCCTGGTGCTGGAGCGCTTCCAGAACACGGTGGAGGCCCAGGGCCTGTTCTATCCGCCCGACCCCCAGAGCAAGACCGTGTGCACCCTGGGAGGCAACGTGGCCACCCGGGCGGGCGGCCCCCGCGCGGTGAAATACGGCACCACGGGCAGCTATCTGCTGGGCCTGGAGGCGGTCTTGCCCTCGGGCGAAGTGATCGCCGCGGGCAGTTCCTGCGTCAAGCACTCGGCGGGCTACGACCTGACCCACCTGTTGGCCGGCTCCGAGGGCACCCTGGCCCTCATCACCCAGGCCACCCTGCGCCTGCTGCCCCGCCCGGCCGAGCGCTGCACCGCCCTGGCGGTGTGCGCCACCATGGAGCAGGCGGCGGCCATCGTAGCCCAGACCATCGCCGCCGGGGTGGTGCCCTCCATGCTGGAGCTACTCACCACCGCCTCCCTGGCCGTGTTCAACAAATTCGTCTCTCCGCCCCTGCCCCAGGATGGCGAGGCCTGCCTGCTCATGGAGTTCGACGGCGGCCCCGGCGAAGCGGTGCGCGCGGCCCGCGAGATGGCCCAGGCCTGCCGCGACCTGGGGGCATCCGAGGTGCGGGTGGTGGAGGACCCCGAGACCGCGGCCGTCTACTGGTCGGTGCGGGCCCGGCTCTACCCCCTGGTGGTCAGCCAGCTCAAGCGCCTGGTCACCGAGGACATCACCGTGCCCCGCGACCGCATCCCCGAGTTCGTGCACCGGGCCCTGGCCATCGGCAAGGAGCTGGACCTCTCGGTGGGCATGACCGGCCACGCCGGGGACGGCAACATGCACCCCAGCTTTCGTCTGACCGACATCACCACCGAGGTGGAGGAGCGGGTGCGCCAGGCCGTGGCCCGGCTGATCAAGGCGGGCCTGGAGCTGGGCGGGGTGATCAGCGGAGAACACGGGGTGGGCCTGCACAAATCCCAGTTCCTGGAATGGGAGCTGGGCAAGGAGCAGATCGCCCTGATGAAGCGCATCAAGCAGGCCTTCGACCCCGGCGGCATCATGAACCCGGGTAAGATCTGGCCCCCGGAGGCGGCGTGA
- the dctP gene encoding TRAP transporter substrate-binding protein DctP, whose translation MARKLFMLVACLGLLLTAGMAQAKTLKFQCVYPETAYAGQTTKFFADKVKELTKGKLAVKVFWPGQLVKSREALEALKSGMIDGYSGSFLYFTGVFPEVNVQWLPFNWSSPAEAMDILRNKGYGKVFAEAMSKLGVTYLGSISVATMGLMTKFPVNSLADLEGKKIRAFGLEALIVQALGGAAAAIPGAEQYMALQRGTVDGTDYPWYTLKKYKLYEVLDFVSDPAFHTPGIIELAINSKVMASLPADQQEAVKKAATMAMDRSFAMSPKWDQEAIDFAKTKKVKIIKLSDAELLKWRQKLMPLYEQSAAKSPYCRKLVDILKENLKAKGVKF comes from the coding sequence ATGGCCCGTAAATTGTTTATGCTCGTCGCCTGCCTCGGCCTGTTGCTGACCGCCGGGATGGCCCAAGCCAAGACCCTCAAGTTCCAGTGCGTGTATCCCGAAACGGCCTACGCCGGCCAGACCACCAAGTTCTTCGCCGACAAGGTGAAGGAGCTGACCAAGGGCAAGCTGGCCGTGAAGGTCTTCTGGCCCGGCCAGCTGGTCAAGTCCCGCGAGGCCCTGGAGGCTCTCAAGTCCGGCATGATCGACGGCTACTCCGGCTCCTTCCTCTACTTCACCGGCGTCTTCCCCGAGGTCAACGTGCAGTGGCTGCCCTTCAACTGGTCCAGCCCGGCCGAGGCCATGGACATCCTGCGCAACAAGGGCTACGGCAAGGTCTTCGCCGAGGCCATGAGCAAGCTGGGAGTCACCTACCTGGGCTCCATCTCCGTGGCCACCATGGGCCTGATGACCAAGTTCCCGGTCAACAGCCTGGCCGACCTGGAGGGCAAGAAGATCCGCGCCTTCGGTCTTGAGGCCCTGATCGTGCAGGCCCTGGGCGGCGCCGCCGCGGCCATCCCCGGCGCCGAGCAGTACATGGCGCTGCAGCGCGGCACCGTGGACGGCACCGACTACCCCTGGTACACCCTGAAGAAGTACAAGCTCTACGAGGTGCTGGACTTCGTGAGCGATCCCGCCTTCCACACCCCGGGCATCATCGAGCTGGCCATCAACAGCAAGGTCATGGCCTCGCTGCCCGCCGACCAGCAGGAGGCGGTGAAGAAGGCCGCCACCATGGCCATGGACCGTTCCTTCGCCATGAGCCCCAAGTGGGACCAGGAAGCCATCGATTTCGCCAAGACCAAGAAGGTCAAGATCATCAAGCTCTCCGACGCCGAGCTTCTCAAGTGGCGCCAGAAGCTTATGCCGCTTTACGAGCAGAGCGCGGCCAAGTCGCCCTACTGCCGCAAGCTGGTGGACATCCTCAAGGAGAACCTGAAGGCCAAGGGCGTCAAGTTCTAA
- a CDS encoding long-chain fatty acid--CoA ligase — protein sequence MNIAKLLRDTAQRVPQRPAVIFGDRSITYAQYDQMSDALAWGLKEQGLEPGQVCVLMMPNSLEWVIAYYALAKLGAAVLPVNFLYRSEELKHIFSDSGARAFIGHADHLKYAGPVLEEIPQIDIRAVAGDSPEGFLPFESLMRDNGPYPIYPSDNDDTWAIIYTSGTTGLPKGAMLSHHNLASNAQIISDMRSTDRDAISLGVLPLFHIFGQTSSLNSSVYLGLTLRLWEHFDPDETFRAIEELDKAILIAVPTIYNRLAEMAVNHPPKRSCLQFAISGGASLPVEVLRRFEKAYGATIYEGYGLTECSPVCVENPYGKPTRPGSIGRPIPGFQARIVDEMDQDVAKGEVGELIIQGPGVMKGYLNQPAATAATLKGGWLHTGDMARQDDDDYIYIVDRKKEMIIRGGYNVYPREIEEVLYKHPAVLEAAVLGVPHDDLGEEIAAMVALRPGVEATPEEIRDFVKERVAPYKYPRIVRLVGELPKTHTGKVLKRAITL from the coding sequence TTGAACATCGCCAAACTGCTTCGAGACACCGCACAGCGGGTGCCCCAGCGCCCGGCGGTCATCTTCGGTGACCGTTCCATTACCTACGCACAATACGACCAGATGAGCGACGCCCTGGCCTGGGGCCTCAAGGAGCAAGGTCTCGAACCCGGCCAGGTCTGTGTGCTCATGATGCCCAACTCCCTGGAGTGGGTCATCGCCTACTACGCCCTGGCCAAGCTGGGCGCGGCGGTGCTGCCGGTCAACTTCCTTTACCGCTCCGAAGAGCTCAAACACATCTTCAGCGACTCCGGGGCCCGGGCCTTCATCGGCCACGCCGACCACCTGAAGTATGCGGGGCCGGTGCTGGAGGAAATACCCCAGATCGACATCCGCGCGGTGGCGGGCGATTCTCCCGAGGGCTTTTTGCCCTTCGAGAGCCTGATGCGCGATAACGGCCCCTACCCCATTTATCCGAGCGACAACGACGACACCTGGGCCATCATCTACACCTCGGGCACCACCGGCCTGCCCAAGGGGGCCATGCTCAGCCACCACAACCTGGCCAGCAACGCTCAGATCATCTCGGACATGCGCTCCACGGACCGCGATGCCATCAGCCTGGGCGTGCTTCCCCTGTTCCACATTTTCGGCCAGACCTCAAGCCTCAACTCATCGGTGTACCTGGGCCTCACCCTGCGCCTGTGGGAGCACTTCGACCCGGACGAGACCTTCCGGGCCATAGAGGAGCTGGACAAGGCCATCCTCATCGCGGTGCCCACCATCTACAACCGCCTGGCCGAGATGGCCGTGAACCACCCGCCCAAGCGCTCGTGCTTGCAGTTCGCCATCTCCGGCGGGGCCTCCCTGCCGGTGGAGGTGCTCAGGCGCTTCGAAAAGGCCTACGGCGCCACCATCTACGAGGGCTACGGCCTCACCGAGTGCTCGCCGGTATGCGTGGAAAACCCTTACGGCAAGCCCACCAGGCCCGGCTCCATCGGGCGGCCCATCCCAGGCTTCCAGGCCCGCATCGTGGACGAGATGGACCAGGACGTGGCCAAGGGCGAGGTTGGCGAGCTGATCATCCAGGGCCCCGGCGTGATGAAGGGCTATCTGAATCAGCCCGCGGCCACGGCCGCGACGCTCAAGGGCGGCTGGCTGCACACCGGCGACATGGCCCGCCAGGACGACGACGACTACATCTACATCGTGGACCGCAAGAAAGAGATGATCATCCGGGGTGGCTACAACGTGTACCCCCGCGAGATCGAAGAGGTGCTCTACAAGCATCCGGCCGTGTTGGAAGCGGCGGTGCTGGGCGTGCCCCACGATGACCTGGGCGAAGAGATCGCCGCCATGGTCGCCCTGCGGCCCGGCGTGGAAGCCACCCCCGAGGAGATCCGCGACTTTGTCAAGGAACGGGTGGCTCCCTACAAATACCCCCGCATCGTGCGCTTGGTGGGCGAGCTGCCCAAGACTCACACCGGCAAGGTGCTAAAGAGGGCGATCACACTATAG
- a CDS encoding 3-hydroxyacyl-CoA dehydrogenase family protein yields MAVKNVFIVGSGLMGSGIAQVCAQAGLNATLCDVSQEQLDKAVKNISWSAGKLIEKGKVQGTLDEVMGRLSTSVDYAPAAEADLVMEVVFENLAVKQEVYAKLNEVIGDDSLVASNTSAIPISELASSVKNPERFLGLHFFSPVPMMQAVEVIRGTLTSDEAFATGREFALAIGKEPIMVNRDVAGFVINRINFPSTMEAMRLVEAGVASVEDIDKGLRLASGRKMGIFETGDMVGLDITFGALTAMYNETGEERWYPPLLLRRKVKAGQLGRKAGVGWYRYDDKGNKLGPAD; encoded by the coding sequence ATGGCGGTGAAGAACGTATTCATCGTGGGCTCGGGCCTCATGGGCAGCGGCATCGCCCAGGTCTGCGCCCAGGCCGGCCTGAACGCCACCCTGTGCGACGTGTCCCAGGAGCAGCTGGACAAGGCTGTAAAAAACATCTCCTGGTCCGCGGGCAAGCTCATCGAAAAGGGCAAGGTCCAGGGCACCCTGGACGAGGTAATGGGCCGTTTGTCCACTTCGGTGGACTACGCCCCGGCCGCCGAGGCCGACCTGGTCATGGAGGTGGTGTTCGAGAACCTGGCGGTCAAGCAGGAGGTCTACGCCAAGCTGAACGAGGTTATCGGTGACGATTCGCTGGTGGCCAGCAATACAAGCGCGATCCCCATCAGTGAGCTGGCCTCCAGCGTTAAAAATCCCGAGCGCTTCCTGGGCCTGCACTTCTTCTCGCCGGTGCCCATGATGCAGGCGGTGGAGGTGATCCGGGGCACCCTGACCTCGGACGAGGCCTTTGCCACGGGCCGCGAGTTCGCCCTGGCCATCGGCAAGGAGCCGATCATGGTCAACCGCGACGTGGCCGGCTTTGTCATCAACCGCATCAACTTCCCCTCCACCATGGAGGCCATGCGCCTGGTGGAAGCCGGGGTGGCCTCGGTGGAGGACATCGACAAGGGCCTGCGCCTGGCATCGGGCCGCAAGATGGGCATCTTCGAGACCGGCGACATGGTGGGACTGGACATCACCTTCGGCGCGCTGACCGCCATGTACAACGAGACCGGCGAAGAGCGCTGGTATCCCCCCCTGCTGCTCCGGCGCAAGGTGAAGGCCGGCCAGCTGGGCCGCAAGGCCGGGGTGGGTTGGTACCGCTACGACGACAAAGGCAACAAGCTCGGTCCGGCCGACTAG
- a CDS encoding TRAP transporter large permease subunit: METWLLTLIVFSVLVVMLAIGIPIAFAMLAIATVGIYFTWGPPGLLVLFNTAYAEGTSYLLLAVPLFIFMANILKFSGLADKLYEVVYRWMGGLRGGLAMGTVVICAIFAAMAGISSVATISMGLIALPSMLARKYDKVMAVGCINAGGALGILIPPSILMILYGNMAEVSIGRLFAGGMLPGIMLAAIFICYIAIRCFFQKDLGPAVSERYTWRDKFRVLKGVVLPIGLVVLVLGVIYAGVATPTEAAGVGAGGAVLTAAIHRQLTWDRFWQALKETLSLTVMVFWIIIGAVTFTTFLAFAGIQDMLQEAIVGMDVNRWVILIAIQCVFFVLGMFLDPAGIILLTTPIFVPIINHLGFDPLWFGVLFIINMEMAYITPPFGFNLFILKSVVPPEVSMSDIYRSVGPFVLLQALALAMVMLWPELATWLPEVMVAK; encoded by the coding sequence ATGGAAACCTGGCTGCTGACCCTGATCGTATTTTCCGTCCTGGTGGTCATGCTGGCCATCGGCATTCCCATCGCCTTTGCCATGCTGGCCATCGCCACGGTGGGCATCTACTTCACCTGGGGCCCCCCCGGCCTGTTGGTCCTGTTCAACACAGCCTACGCCGAGGGCACCAGTTACCTGCTCTTGGCCGTGCCTCTGTTCATATTCATGGCCAACATCCTCAAATTCTCGGGCCTGGCCGACAAGCTCTACGAGGTGGTCTATCGCTGGATGGGCGGCCTGCGGGGCGGCCTGGCCATGGGCACCGTGGTGATCTGTGCCATTTTCGCGGCCATGGCCGGCATCTCCAGCGTGGCCACCATCTCCATGGGGCTCATCGCCCTGCCCTCCATGCTGGCGCGCAAGTACGACAAGGTCATGGCGGTGGGCTGCATCAACGCGGGCGGCGCCCTGGGCATTCTCATCCCGCCCAGCATCCTGATGATCCTCTACGGCAACATGGCCGAGGTGAGCATCGGGCGGCTCTTCGCGGGCGGCATGTTGCCGGGCATCATGCTGGCGGCGATCTTCATCTGCTACATCGCCATCCGCTGTTTCTTCCAGAAGGACCTGGGGCCCGCGGTGAGCGAGCGCTACACCTGGCGCGACAAGTTCCGGGTGCTCAAGGGCGTGGTGCTGCCCATCGGCCTGGTGGTGCTGGTGCTGGGCGTGATCTACGCCGGAGTGGCCACCCCCACCGAGGCGGCGGGCGTGGGCGCGGGAGGCGCGGTGCTCACCGCGGCCATCCACCGCCAACTCACCTGGGACCGCTTCTGGCAGGCGCTCAAGGAAACCCTGAGCCTCACGGTGATGGTGTTCTGGATCATCATCGGCGCGGTGACCTTCACCACCTTCCTGGCCTTCGCGGGCATTCAGGACATGCTGCAAGAGGCCATCGTGGGCATGGATGTGAACCGCTGGGTGATCCTCATCGCCATTCAGTGCGTGTTCTTCGTGCTGGGCATGTTCCTGGACCCGGCGGGCATCATCCTGCTCACCACCCCCATCTTCGTGCCCATCATCAACCATCTCGGCTTCGACCCCCTGTGGTTCGGCGTGTTGTTCATCATCAACATGGAGATGGCCTACATCACCCCGCCCTTCGGCTTCAACCTGTTCATCCTCAAGAGCGTGGTGCCTCCCGAGGTGAGCATGAGCGACATCTACCGCTCGGTGGGGCCCTTTGTGCTCTTGCAGGCCCTGGCCCTGGCCATGGTCATGCTCTGGCCCGAGCTGGCCACCTGGCTGCCGGAGGTGATGGTTGCGAAGTAA
- a CDS encoding (Fe-S)-binding protein, with protein sequence MTMHGLEQYRELMAKCSSCGFCQASCPVFGSDLFETHTARGRLRVIQAALMDHTLPVDKRVREIVGRCLLCTTCNRTCPGGLPLDEITITARGLLRESGPSAAIKRGLQRKMMDQRGDLGSLGKVSKLAKLLGLAPEALPSPAPRPFLADRPELIPAQGETRARVAWLVGCAANAFQDDTARAVLAALSAQGVEVLLPPGLGCCGLPALAAGEVEAATEMAARNLAVLAGLEVDAVITECTSCLLMLRHKNPRLFDAQSREGLAAAQVAAKASEAGAFLKSLGLRDSPSAREITYTWHQPCHAGHDDGFMPEVLSLLAQVPGARYLPLDNPTACCGAGGDFFLRDPELSQGVRAAKLDDIAQSGAEVVLTPCPACRHYLGLALGRQRVLHPLALLSEDQATDQP encoded by the coding sequence GTGACCATGCACGGCTTGGAACAATACCGCGAGCTGATGGCCAAGTGTTCCTCCTGCGGCTTTTGCCAGGCCTCCTGTCCGGTGTTCGGCTCGGACCTGTTCGAGACGCACACGGCGCGCGGCCGTTTGCGGGTGATCCAGGCCGCCCTCATGGACCACACCCTGCCCGTGGACAAGCGGGTCAGGGAGATCGTGGGGCGCTGCCTGCTGTGCACCACCTGCAACCGCACCTGCCCCGGCGGCCTGCCCCTGGACGAAATCACCATCACCGCGCGCGGCCTGCTGCGCGAGAGCGGCCCCAGCGCGGCCATTAAACGCGGCCTGCAACGCAAGATGATGGACCAGCGGGGCGACCTAGGCTCTCTGGGCAAGGTGAGCAAGCTGGCCAAGCTCCTGGGCCTGGCCCCGGAGGCCCTGCCCTCCCCGGCCCCCCGACCCTTCCTGGCTGATCGCCCGGAGCTTATCCCGGCCCAGGGCGAGACCCGCGCCCGGGTGGCCTGGCTGGTGGGCTGCGCGGCCAACGCCTTTCAGGACGACACCGCGCGGGCGGTGCTGGCCGCCCTGAGCGCCCAGGGCGTGGAGGTGCTCCTGCCGCCTGGCCTGGGTTGCTGCGGCCTGCCTGCCCTGGCCGCCGGCGAGGTGGAGGCGGCCACGGAGATGGCCGCGCGCAACCTGGCCGTGCTGGCGGGCCTGGAGGTGGACGCGGTGATCACCGAGTGCACCTCCTGCCTGCTCATGCTGCGCCACAAGAACCCGCGCCTGTTCGACGCCCAGAGCCGGGAAGGACTCGCCGCCGCCCAAGTGGCGGCCAAGGCCAGCGAGGCCGGAGCCTTCCTGAAGAGCCTGGGATTGCGTGACTCCCCATCCGCCCGCGAGATAACCTACACCTGGCACCAGCCCTGCCACGCGGGCCACGACGACGGATTTATGCCCGAGGTGCTGAGCCTGCTGGCCCAGGTGCCCGGAGCCCGCTATCTGCCCTTGGACAACCCCACTGCCTGCTGCGGGGCGGGCGGCGACTTTTTCCTGCGCGATCCCGAGCTTTCCCAAGGGGTGCGCGCGGCCAAGCTGGACGACATTGCCCAAAGCGGAGCCGAGGTGGTGCTAACGCCCTGCCCCGCCTGCCGCCACTACCTGGGCCTGGCCCTGGGCCGCCAGAGGGTGCTGCACCCCCTGGCCCTGCTATCCGAAGACCAAGCCACAGACCAGCCCTAG